The following proteins are co-located in the Haloterrigena turkmenica DSM 5511 genome:
- a CDS encoding winged helix-turn-helix transcriptional regulator: MSRALEEEECVASWCADDDWCTVTCTAHLIGKKWHPVIVHRLLEHGPLGFNALKDEIESISSTVLSNSLEDLEDSGLVNRAIVSEKPFRVEYSLTEQGSSLEPVINAMDAWGEEHLQETSCN, encoded by the coding sequence ATGAGTAGAGCACTCGAAGAAGAGGAGTGCGTCGCATCGTGGTGTGCTGATGATGACTGGTGTACCGTGACGTGTACAGCCCATCTCATCGGGAAGAAATGGCATCCGGTTATTGTCCACCGCCTGCTCGAACATGGCCCGCTCGGGTTCAATGCGCTCAAAGACGAAATCGAGTCGATATCCAGTACCGTCCTCTCGAACAGCCTCGAGGATTTGGAAGACAGCGGACTCGTGAACCGAGCGATCGTGAGCGAAAAGCCGTTCCGGGTCGAGTACTCCCTGACTGAACAGGGTTCCTCACTCGAACCCGTGATTAACGCGATGGATGCCTGGGGGGAGGAGCATCTCCAAGAGACATCTTGTAACTGA
- a CDS encoding DUF4177 domain-containing protein has protein sequence MSESEVTRWEYETLRPPRDETQKEAEDPKAELNQLGAEGWEFVETIDYEGGGTKYLVFKRPAQSGEPV, from the coding sequence ATGTCCGAATCAGAAGTGACCCGCTGGGAGTACGAAACGCTTCGCCCACCGCGCGATGAGACGCAAAAAGAAGCAGAGGATCCGAAAGCAGAGTTGAATCAACTCGGTGCAGAGGGCTGGGAGTTTGTGGAGACGATCGACTACGAGGGAGGCGGCACCAAGTACCTCGTTTTCAAGCGACCTGCCCAATCGGGTGAGCCAGTATGA
- a CDS encoding DUF7344 domain-containing protein: MKKTKAFHLLASADRQLILHELVNREGEASVDELSQQVAARRHRISPETISSNKIERAKVRLVHTHLRQLVGMNIINVDWNEKTVAFSNDEETDRLFEAAEELESWPPDDFLESPYHN; this comes from the coding sequence ATGAAGAAGACAAAGGCGTTTCATCTACTCGCCAGCGCTGATCGTCAGCTTATACTCCACGAATTAGTTAACCGAGAAGGCGAGGCCTCTGTAGACGAACTTTCACAGCAAGTAGCCGCTCGGAGACATAGGATTTCGCCTGAAACGATTAGCAGCAACAAGATTGAGCGAGCGAAGGTGCGGTTAGTTCATACCCATCTCCGCCAGTTAGTAGGAATGAATATCATTAACGTGGATTGGAATGAGAAAACAGTAGCATTTAGCAATGATGAGGAGACAGATCGACTGTTTGAAGCCGCTGAGGAGTTAGAAAGTTGGCCTCCAGATGACTTTCTGGAATCTCCGTATCATAACTGA
- a CDS encoding GNAT family N-acetyltransferase: MYIAPTYQYRSIATSLSEEIDQRLRSHSIKSVYVEASVNAVPFYERVGYQWIGTHQKPITVDGTSMVINMNDMEKRLG; the protein is encoded by the coding sequence TTGTACATCGCCCCTACATACCAATACCGAAGCATTGCAACATCGTTGAGTGAGGAGATTGATCAGCGCCTCCGGTCCCACAGCATCAAGTCGGTCTACGTTGAGGCGTCAGTGAATGCCGTCCCGTTCTACGAGCGAGTTGGCTACCAGTGGATAGGGACACACCAGAAACCGATCACAGTAGACGGAACCTCTATGGTGATAAACATGAACGATATGGAGAAGAGACTCGGGTAG
- a CDS encoding UbiA family prenyltransferase produces MQGFPVQNPAKTQRRADWISLIIAVLRFLVHSNLFISLATVSVAVTTILLANLPLKPLPLFIVFAATMFVYTVNRFTDIEEDKQNVPQRAAFTKRYGRYWLVTGTVLYIAAVGVAITFGLPGAAYLFLPLVVVLLYSVGGVKQLFLVKNLVVGLAWGAIPLGVGYYYGQLRSLEILFLFVYITTMITIAAVIFDIKDIEGDRAEGIPTVPNRFGPEWARISSLIATVVVAAAVVVLIAAGILSRRYLVVLAMNAYVCTYIPFATSDRGPLYYGFVVDGEHVFLMVIVLLTKWLVW; encoded by the coding sequence ATGCAAGGCTTTCCCGTGCAGAATCCTGCCAAAACACAAAGGAGAGCGGATTGGATATCGTTGATAATCGCTGTCCTTCGCTTCCTGGTTCACAGCAATCTTTTCATCTCACTGGCAACGGTCAGTGTCGCCGTCACGACGATCCTTCTCGCGAATCTACCACTCAAGCCGCTGCCACTGTTCATCGTTTTCGCGGCTACAATGTTCGTATATACCGTTAATCGATTCACTGACATTGAGGAAGACAAGCAGAACGTCCCTCAGCGCGCAGCGTTTACGAAGCGGTACGGTCGCTACTGGCTAGTTACCGGTACTGTGCTCTATATCGCCGCGGTCGGCGTTGCGATCACGTTCGGCCTTCCTGGGGCCGCGTACCTATTCCTACCGCTCGTGGTCGTCCTACTGTATTCTGTTGGCGGTGTCAAACAACTGTTTCTCGTGAAAAATCTCGTTGTCGGTCTTGCTTGGGGCGCGATACCGCTGGGCGTCGGATACTACTACGGCCAACTCCGATCACTCGAGATCCTGTTTCTGTTCGTCTATATCACGACTATGATCACGATCGCCGCAGTGATCTTCGACATAAAAGACATCGAGGGTGACCGCGCAGAGGGAATTCCGACAGTCCCCAACCGTTTCGGTCCAGAGTGGGCTCGTATCAGTTCTCTGATTGCCACTGTCGTCGTCGCCGCTGCAGTCGTCGTCCTCATAGCAGCCGGCATACTCTCGCGTCGGTATCTAGTCGTACTCGCGATGAACGCGTACGTTTGTACCTATATTCCTTTCGCGACGTCGGACCGCGGTCCGTTATACTACGGGTTTGTCGTCGACGGTGAACATGTATTCCTTATGGTCATCGTGTTGTTAACCAAGTGGCTTGTTTGGTAG
- a CDS encoding DUF7563 family protein: protein MPECEECGGFVTQDFIRVFGSGGEVHGCPHCMTNRELGDGEATSRTE, encoded by the coding sequence ATGCCCGAATGTGAAGAGTGCGGAGGGTTCGTCACTCAAGACTTTATCCGAGTGTTCGGCAGTGGCGGCGAGGTACACGGCTGTCCCCACTGCATGACCAATCGAGAATTGGGTGACGGTGAGGCAACCTCGAGGACCGAGTGA
- a CDS encoding nucleic acid-binding protein, giving the protein MIVAVADTGPLIHLDEIGAINLLSAVDGLLIPQTVYKELKAGTVPPALSNLEYEIVEADTTELTVDLDPGETAALAVATERSAVLLTDDLEARDAANDLSIEVHGSIGVIVLAYHRDQLTKPKAAELMRTLQTETSLFITDAVVEQGIALLENSS; this is encoded by the coding sequence GTGATCGTTGCGGTCGCTGATACAGGCCCACTCATTCATCTTGACGAAATTGGTGCGATTAACTTGCTGTCAGCAGTCGATGGATTGCTCATTCCCCAGACTGTGTACAAGGAACTCAAGGCAGGTACGGTTCCTCCTGCACTCAGCAATCTCGAGTACGAAATCGTCGAGGCTGATACGACTGAACTCACAGTGGACCTTGATCCCGGCGAAACCGCCGCTCTCGCGGTTGCAACTGAACGCTCAGCTGTTCTGTTGACTGATGACCTTGAAGCAAGAGATGCTGCTAACGATCTCAGTATCGAAGTGCACGGTTCGATCGGTGTTATCGTCCTTGCATACCATCGTGACCAACTCACAAAACCAAAAGCAGCCGAGCTAATGCGTACACTACAAACAGAAACAAGTCTATTTATTACGGATGCAGTAGTTGAACAAGGAATTGCACTGCTTGAAAACTCATCCTGA
- a CDS encoding DoxX family protein, whose amino-acid sequence MADTSVDRIQSLQQSIPEWIHSGLRLVLVALVAKPALSKFVTHENSVSFFDAVGIPFPQLMVIIAGIIEVGVVFLLLAGVGERLAAVSLIPVMLVAILYVGPDWKNLSVLFGALTLLALKTDMDAVWQPANRLLG is encoded by the coding sequence ATGGCAGACACCTCTGTCGATCGCATTCAGTCACTGCAGCAGTCAATCCCGGAGTGGATTCACAGCGGTCTTCGTCTTGTTCTTGTCGCACTCGTCGCGAAACCAGCGCTGAGCAAGTTCGTCACCCACGAGAATTCGGTTTCATTCTTCGATGCGGTCGGGATACCCTTCCCTCAACTGATGGTCATCATTGCAGGCATCATCGAAGTCGGAGTAGTTTTCCTGCTGCTGGCTGGCGTCGGTGAGCGCCTTGCGGCTGTGTCACTCATTCCAGTGATGCTCGTCGCGATACTGTACGTCGGACCAGACTGGAAGAACCTCAGCGTGTTGTTCGGAGCGCTCACACTTCTCGCCCTGAAGACTGATATGGACGCCGTCTGGCAGCCTGCTAATCGACTACTTGGTTAG
- a CDS encoding cytochrome ubiquinol oxidase subunit I, whose translation MLDPVLASRIQFALTVIVHIIFPVVSMGLAPFLIYFTWKDIRSDNAVYEQLRRFWTRIFAVSFATGTVTGLVLEFEFGTNFAAFSTTAGELFGGPLALEGMMAFMLEATFLGIFVFGRERVSDRLYFLSSVAVGLGTWLSAVWILIANSWMQTPRGFEVVMEDGQPIVHLVDPIAAYLNPRFPWMFVHMQNAAVESVALIMAGIAAYYVFRHHIWKYPIDNIEFWEKTLKIALVALVITAPLQAIHGDLYARHIVETQPQKFAAMEAIWETDSYVPEYIVAFPTSIQDLLDLRAKEIFGFGIPGGASWLASGGDPQATIQGLNEFEGPQPPVAIVFWSFRIMVALGFWFILLAFWGVYRWWRGELYEDDLLHKALMLSAPLGLVAVELGWIVTEVGRQPWVIQGVMKTSDSVSPGLTGAEATATLVGFAIVYLCLLTLYTYVIVRIIRAGPPDGDELTTTESSSPPQSEVSIDD comes from the coding sequence ATGCTTGATCCGGTATTGGCGAGCCGTATCCAGTTTGCTCTCACGGTTATCGTTCACATCATTTTTCCTGTGGTGAGTATGGGGCTTGCGCCGTTCCTCATCTACTTCACGTGGAAAGATATTCGCTCAGATAATGCTGTTTATGAGCAACTACGCCGCTTTTGGACGCGGATTTTTGCCGTGAGCTTTGCCACTGGAACCGTGACCGGGCTCGTGCTTGAGTTCGAATTCGGAACGAACTTTGCTGCCTTCTCGACGACTGCAGGTGAACTGTTTGGTGGGCCACTCGCACTCGAAGGAATGATGGCGTTCATGTTGGAGGCGACCTTTCTCGGTATCTTCGTCTTCGGTCGAGAGCGGGTTTCAGACCGATTGTATTTCTTATCGAGTGTTGCTGTCGGTCTCGGAACGTGGCTCTCAGCAGTTTGGATCCTCATTGCGAACTCCTGGATGCAGACCCCCCGTGGATTCGAAGTGGTGATGGAAGATGGCCAGCCGATCGTCCATCTCGTAGATCCGATAGCAGCCTACCTGAACCCCCGATTTCCGTGGATGTTCGTACATATGCAGAACGCGGCTGTTGAATCAGTAGCTCTTATCATGGCTGGTATCGCTGCGTACTACGTTTTTCGACATCATATCTGGAAATACCCCATTGATAATATCGAATTCTGGGAAAAAACGCTGAAAATCGCTCTCGTTGCCCTGGTCATCACGGCACCACTCCAAGCGATTCATGGCGATCTCTATGCTCGACATATCGTTGAAACGCAACCACAGAAATTCGCTGCAATGGAGGCGATCTGGGAGACTGATTCGTACGTTCCCGAATATATCGTTGCTTTCCCAACAAGTATTCAAGATCTCTTGGACCTACGCGCGAAGGAGATTTTCGGATTCGGAATACCAGGCGGTGCCTCATGGCTTGCCAGCGGCGGTGATCCACAAGCGACGATTCAAGGCCTCAATGAGTTTGAAGGCCCCCAGCCACCTGTTGCCATCGTCTTCTGGTCGTTCCGAATCATGGTTGCTCTAGGGTTCTGGTTCATTCTGCTTGCGTTCTGGGGCGTCTACCGCTGGTGGCGTGGCGAACTGTATGAGGATGATCTTCTCCACAAAGCGCTCATGCTCTCTGCACCGTTAGGACTTGTCGCTGTCGAGCTCGGATGGATCGTTACGGAGGTTGGCCGACAACCGTGGGTCATTCAAGGTGTGATGAAGACAAGCGATAGTGTCTCACCGGGGCTTACGGGTGCCGAGGCGACGGCTACCCTTGTCGGTTTTGCGATCGTGTATCTCTGCTTGTTGACTCTATATACGTATGTTATCGTGCGTATCATCCGTGCCGGTCCACCGGATGGGGACGAACTTACTACGACGGAGAGTTCGTCACCGCCACAATCCGAGGTGAGTATAGATGACTGA
- a CDS encoding permease, with the protein MEPREYAILGGIALLTVAIGVVTTTKPLSIFFIESLRQFLSTTASMVWITWWALVIGFAIAGGVEAWTSDEQVADLLEGHSPRELGYGSLFGFVSSSCSYSAIATAKNLFKKGGSAAATLGAFMFASTNLVIEIGAVIVILLGWQFLAADIVGGLMLIGLMAIGFVYLVPSAVVEQARENVLDEGGETVQDPVCGMEIDPEEADYSTEHDGETYYFCSQSCKESFDPEEANTTIPEQATSLSGWKALADKQWKEWGMLWDEIAIGFIFAGLIAGFIPEQVWTSIFSGPTFGLPVYVFWTAVLGAFIGVATFVCSVGNVPFAAVLFSNGLPFGAVLSYIYADLIVPPIMDAYRDYYGTTFAAILSGMIFGSAVIVGVLIHFIFLGAGLIPSASSVQIAEVKIEMNYKMVLNVFATGLFLVLYWLHRSSPMEEGHGGNMQPAD; encoded by the coding sequence ATGGAGCCACGAGAGTACGCGATTCTCGGCGGTATCGCGCTCTTGACGGTTGCCATCGGTGTCGTCACCACGACGAAGCCACTCAGCATATTCTTCATTGAGAGTCTCCGGCAGTTCCTCTCGACGACTGCATCAATGGTCTGGATCACGTGGTGGGCACTGGTCATTGGATTTGCTATCGCCGGTGGCGTGGAGGCGTGGACCTCCGACGAACAGGTCGCTGATCTCCTCGAAGGGCATAGTCCACGCGAACTCGGCTACGGCTCACTGTTCGGTTTCGTCTCCTCGTCGTGTTCCTACTCGGCGATAGCGACAGCAAAGAACCTCTTCAAGAAAGGCGGGTCGGCCGCCGCGACCCTCGGGGCATTTATGTTCGCCTCGACCAACCTCGTCATCGAGATCGGTGCGGTTATTGTGATACTCCTGGGCTGGCAGTTCTTGGCTGCCGACATCGTTGGTGGGCTCATGCTCATCGGGCTGATGGCCATCGGATTCGTCTACCTCGTACCCAGCGCCGTGGTCGAGCAGGCCCGCGAGAACGTCCTCGACGAGGGTGGAGAGACGGTCCAGGACCCCGTCTGTGGCATGGAGATCGATCCCGAGGAAGCGGACTACTCGACCGAACACGACGGGGAGACCTATTACTTCTGCTCGCAGTCCTGCAAGGAGAGCTTCGATCCAGAGGAAGCTAACACGACCATCCCCGAGCAAGCGACATCGCTGTCTGGGTGGAAAGCGCTGGCGGACAAACAGTGGAAGGAGTGGGGGATGCTCTGGGATGAGATTGCCATCGGCTTCATCTTCGCCGGCCTCATCGCTGGATTCATCCCTGAGCAGGTCTGGACCTCGATCTTCTCAGGTCCGACGTTCGGCCTGCCCGTCTACGTGTTCTGGACGGCAGTGCTGGGTGCTTTCATCGGCGTGGCCACGTTCGTCTGCTCGGTCGGGAACGTCCCGTTCGCTGCGGTGCTGTTCTCGAACGGGTTGCCATTCGGGGCCGTACTCTCGTACATCTACGCAGACCTTATCGTCCCCCCGATTATGGACGCCTACCGCGACTATTATGGGACAACGTTTGCTGCCATCCTCTCTGGGATGATCTTCGGTTCGGCAGTCATCGTTGGGGTGCTCATCCACTTCATCTTCCTTGGGGCAGGCCTCATCCCGTCTGCATCGAGCGTACAGATCGCTGAGGTAAAGATCGAGATGAACTACAAGATGGTACTGAATGTATTCGCCACTGGCCTATTCCTCGTCCTCTACTGGCTACATCGGTCGAGTCCGATGGAGGAAGGGCACGGCGGGAACATGCAGCCAGCCGATTAA
- a CDS encoding winged helix-turn-helix transcriptional regulator encodes MFASYRQLFESREEKRRTALTPTVDADDPLGTLIGSVVVRGEDVHRLHPSLEEALERPAAVADDAPDFAVHVSLSTVGRTGYAMAATRILQAKNLRPTRDAVSLLHALTNSPYATARALQQLAAEEKHRELRPDELRYAVGMLDPDQLLSDLPPTVGRIVQTLLTAENRLSQRDLADRADVSAQTIRNYRNRLEAFDLIRIDENGYRLALSFQTTSERRDPVIPTVLKENQTLLDAADAFLETFLLPARYGDPDDPLGGVLFWPPDPSQLLAHPRVGPWLRLAAALTATGSPGNNRAVQMGPSLEQQALSQTPP; translated from the coding sequence GTGTTTGCCTCGTACCGTCAACTGTTCGAGTCCCGCGAGGAAAAGCGTCGCACCGCACTCACACCGACTGTTGACGCAGATGACCCGCTGGGGACGCTCATTGGATCCGTGGTCGTTCGTGGGGAGGATGTCCACCGTCTTCACCCATCTCTGGAGGAAGCACTCGAGAGGCCAGCAGCGGTTGCTGATGACGCTCCCGACTTCGCTGTCCACGTCTCCCTCTCGACGGTCGGTCGAACGGGCTACGCGATGGCTGCAACGCGGATCCTGCAGGCCAAGAACCTCCGCCCGACTCGAGACGCTGTTTCGCTGCTTCACGCATTGACCAACTCACCATACGCCACTGCTCGAGCACTGCAGCAACTGGCCGCGGAAGAGAAGCATCGTGAGCTCCGGCCAGACGAACTCCGCTACGCAGTAGGAATGCTCGATCCCGACCAGTTGCTCTCCGATCTCCCACCGACTGTTGGCCGAATCGTTCAGACGCTTCTCACAGCCGAAAACCGCCTGTCACAGCGTGACCTCGCCGACCGAGCGGACGTCTCAGCACAGACTATACGGAACTATCGCAACCGGCTCGAGGCGTTCGATCTCATCCGTATTGACGAGAACGGATATCGTCTGGCGCTCTCGTTCCAGACTACTTCCGAACGCCGCGATCCCGTTATTCCAACCGTCCTCAAAGAGAACCAGACGCTCCTCGACGCCGCCGACGCCTTTCTCGAGACATTCCTCCTGCCAGCGCGATACGGTGACCCCGACGACCCACTCGGTGGTGTGCTGTTCTGGCCACCGGATCCGTCGCAGTTACTCGCTCACCCCCGAGTTGGCCCGTGGCTGCGACTCGCAGCTGCGCTCACAGCGACAGGATCTCCCGGGAACAACCGGGCGGTGCAGATGGGCCCATCGCTCGAGCAGCAAGCGCTGTCTCAGACACCTCCGTAG
- a CDS encoding DUF4399 domain-containing protein, which produces MTRALTRRQYLTASAVTGIAAFAGCIDNSDGADEPDENETDDERVENIDYTNPNGELAFVRPEDETEVSNPVVVEMEVENFELRPPGEDTVPESGTGHLHVLVDEGCVEPGYVIPQEDGYYHLSDGGSEIEIELEPGEHDLCAQAGDDIHNAYDMTDEISITVAEDDGGGNATESGNESGDGNETDSESGAGNESDGDSSDD; this is translated from the coding sequence ATGACACGAGCCCTGACGCGACGACAGTATCTGACCGCGAGCGCCGTGACCGGCATCGCCGCCTTCGCCGGCTGTATCGATAACTCCGACGGGGCCGACGAGCCCGACGAGAACGAAACTGACGATGAACGGGTCGAAAACATCGATTACACGAACCCGAACGGTGAACTCGCGTTCGTCAGACCGGAAGACGAGACCGAGGTCTCGAACCCCGTCGTGGTCGAAATGGAGGTCGAGAACTTCGAACTGCGTCCGCCGGGTGAGGACACGGTCCCCGAGAGCGGAACTGGACACCTCCACGTGCTCGTCGACGAGGGCTGCGTCGAGCCGGGATACGTGATCCCTCAGGAGGACGGCTATTATCACCTCTCAGACGGTGGGAGCGAGATCGAAATCGAACTCGAGCCGGGGGAGCACGACCTCTGTGCGCAGGCGGGCGACGACATACACAACGCCTACGACATGACTGACGAGATCTCGATCACGGTCGCCGAGGACGACGGTGGAGGGAACGCGACCGAGAGCGGGAACGAAAGCGGAGACGGAAACGAAACGGACTCCGAGAGCGGAGCTGGAAACGAATCCGACGGCGACTCGAGCGACGACTAA
- a CDS encoding helix-turn-helix transcriptional regulator → MNNIYAVWEIFGVTDSISGLAWIAADLVAVLGLGALTMLSVLFVVWNRFNRGDTAAVDSSHSQTAIGTDREQVHRLLQENGGQMKQSEIVDAVDWSKAKVSRLLSDLEEEGEITKLSLGRENLICLPSHEPPAATS, encoded by the coding sequence ATGAATAATATATATGCTGTATGGGAGATATTTGGAGTGACCGACAGCATATCAGGTCTCGCGTGGATTGCAGCCGATCTTGTTGCGGTACTCGGACTTGGTGCTCTCACGATGCTTAGCGTCCTTTTTGTGGTCTGGAATCGGTTCAACCGGGGTGACACGGCTGCTGTCGACTCATCACATAGCCAAACAGCGATCGGCACTGATCGGGAGCAGGTTCACAGGCTGCTTCAGGAAAACGGGGGGCAGATGAAACAGTCCGAGATCGTTGACGCGGTCGACTGGTCGAAAGCCAAGGTCAGTCGTCTGTTGTCGGATCTGGAAGAAGAGGGAGAGATAACGAAACTCAGTCTGGGTCGAGAGAATCTTATTTGCCTTCCCAGTCACGAACCTCCCGCAGCCACATCGTAG
- a CDS encoding GNAT family N-acetyltransferase — translation MLPETLETDALVLNQFCEEQVDVFDLYNLFSEGGESAEDVFEYVPQEPYTSVKEARDQLVEAETSWDEAESAQYAVYTADGALAGYTGLFLEWERRTARIGFTLGKQYWGYGYAGECATALTDLALDYLDLEVVAIDHAEGNERSKRAIEKFIDTMGGQYDGILRNWMSIGDEIADHHRYTITREQYRQMRHDK, via the coding sequence ATGCTCCCTGAAACCCTCGAAACGGACGCTCTTGTCCTCAACCAGTTCTGCGAGGAACAGGTAGATGTCTTCGACTTGTATAATCTCTTTTCTGAGGGCGGTGAGAGCGCAGAAGACGTGTTTGAGTACGTCCCTCAAGAGCCATACACGTCAGTGAAGGAGGCCCGTGACCAACTTGTCGAGGCAGAAACTTCGTGGGATGAGGCTGAATCCGCGCAATATGCAGTCTATACAGCCGATGGTGCGCTCGCAGGCTATACAGGGCTATTTCTGGAGTGGGAACGCCGGACAGCAAGGATTGGATTCACTCTCGGCAAGCAGTATTGGGGGTACGGCTATGCGGGCGAGTGTGCGACAGCATTGACCGACCTTGCGCTCGACTATCTTGACCTTGAAGTGGTAGCAATCGACCATGCAGAAGGTAATGAGCGGTCGAAACGCGCCATCGAGAAGTTCATTGATACCATGGGTGGGCAGTATGATGGCATCTTACGAAACTGGATGTCAATCGGTGACGAGATTGCTGACCATCACCGCTATACTATCACACGAGAGCAGTACCGGCAAATGAGACACGATAAGTAG
- a CDS encoding DUF7344 domain-containing protein, translating to MDQIEAFRVLASADRQLVLHELVERDGTTCIKELSREVASRRHQIPSQKISDTKVKRAHIRLVHGSLPLLQEKGIINVNREENKVSLASKPEVDQLFDAAEELESCPPDELLKHPSRRT from the coding sequence ATGGATCAGATAGAGGCATTTCGTGTCCTCGCCAGCGCTGATCGTCAGTTGGTACTCCATGAGTTAGTAGAAAGGGATGGAACAACCTGTATAAAGGAACTCTCACGAGAGGTGGCTTCTCGGAGACATCAAATCCCTTCCCAAAAAATCAGCGATACAAAGGTTAAACGCGCCCATATCCGATTGGTTCATGGTTCCCTGCCACTGCTACAAGAGAAAGGAATCATCAACGTGAATCGAGAGGAGAATAAAGTTTCACTCGCCAGTAAACCGGAAGTCGACCAACTGTTTGATGCTGCTGAAGAGTTAGAAAGTTGCCCTCCAGATGAGTTACTGAAACATCCATCTCGTCGTACGTAA
- a CDS encoding DUF6789 family protein — protein MTQHRLRAGFGYGVVATIAMSILMFLAVVSGTSPMSQPIPKAVVTQLFGSYLPKPMLMAFAIGLHLGYGGVFGAILAWIARPVTIRNGLALGIGLWALMQVTFLPFLGWGLFGTAITPAIAVAMFVLHLVYGGVLGWALDRELSSMSGESPTTAD, from the coding sequence GTGACACAACATAGACTGAGAGCGGGATTCGGCTACGGTGTCGTCGCGACAATTGCGATGTCCATTCTCATGTTTCTCGCAGTGGTTTCGGGGACATCCCCGATGTCACAGCCGATCCCAAAAGCGGTGGTCACACAACTCTTCGGCAGCTATCTTCCGAAGCCGATGCTGATGGCATTCGCGATCGGACTCCATCTCGGCTATGGGGGCGTATTCGGCGCTATTCTCGCATGGATTGCTCGCCCTGTGACAATCCGGAATGGACTCGCTCTCGGTATCGGCCTTTGGGCGTTGATGCAAGTCACGTTCCTGCCGTTCCTCGGTTGGGGACTATTCGGGACGGCGATCACGCCGGCAATAGCCGTTGCCATGTTCGTTCTACACCTTGTCTACGGTGGCGTGCTCGGCTGGGCGTTGGATCGTGAACTATCGTCGATGAGCGGAGAATCACCCACAACCGCTGACTGA